Proteins encoded in a region of the Fusarium falciforme chromosome 6, complete sequence genome:
- a CDS encoding UBR-type domain-containing protein: protein MSTDPPSASAPAQDAPQQAAPARKDSFSAKSEDSQTAAEFIRTQEALEADAREALPYSIESCTKILGPLRQAVFACLTCNPAPAKPGDDWTPAGVCYACSIQCHGEHTLVEIFQKRNFTCDCGTKRIPSTSPCTLRLNETTNTRGVHSEEPDVNNKYNHNFRNRFCGCECDYDPFQQKGTMFQCLGLGTHETGGCGEDWYHPGCLVGMGPNWFEKMEKPEKKPVKEGEEGAKLTTIAEGNEDQPNAAQNGAQETAVEEEEDDEVPMPPGFPDEDAFEAFLCYKCVDAHPWIKRYAGTSGFLPAVFLNQAVSAPKTEEAASEEATTAAADTTETSEVPSRKRKADDDAEDDTEAKRVKSEAQPEEQAEKPAEKPLEEPAAPSEETSSTNSTLPCKLKNFPQAPEGQFSLFLKEGFRDAFCRCSSCFPLLNPHPQLLEEEEVYEPPLSDDGSQNGGNGGGSHGSGSLLERGESALRNVDRVRAIEGVMAYNHLKERLKPFFQQFADSGETIGAEDIKAYFAKLRGDEQGIQEAGEKAAREGGGDGEADNRKEQSGY, encoded by the exons ATGTCGACAGATCCTCCCTCAGCTTCCGCGCCTGCGCAAGACGCCCCTCAGCAAGCTGCTCCAGCGCGCAAGGACAGCTTCTCTGCCAAGTCGGAAGACTCTCAAACCGCAGCCGA ATTCATCCGTACCCAAGAAGCTCTCGAAGCTGATGCCCGCGAGGCTCTGCCATAT AGCATCGAATCCTGCACCAAGATCCTCGGCCCTCTGCGACAAGCCGTATTCGCCTGCCTGACATGCAATCCCGCTCCCGCAAAGCCCGGCGATGACTGGACGCCCGCCGGCGTCTGCTACGCATGCTCCATCCAGTGCCACGGCGAACACACCCTCGTCGAGATCTTCCAGAAGCGAAACTTTACCTGCGACTGCGGAACCAAGCGCATCCCTTCCACGAGCCCATGCACCCTCCGCCTGAACGAGACGACCAACACCCGCGGAGTTCATTCTGAAGAGCCTGATGTGAATAACAAGTACAATCACAACTTTCGCAACCGTTTCTGCGGCTGTGAATGCGACTATGATCCTTTCCAGCAGAAGGGCACCATGTTCCAGTGCCTGGGCCTGGGAACGCATGAGACTGGTGGTTGTGGCGAGGATTGGTATCATCCGGGCTGCCTCGTTGGCATGGGACCTAACTGGttcgagaagatggagaagcctgagaagaagccagtCAAGGAGGGCGAAGAGGGTGCCAAATTGACCACCATTGCGGAGGGAAATGAGGACCAGCCGAATGCTGCCCAGAATGGTGCCCAGGAGACCGCCgtcgaagaggaggaggacgacgaggtccCGATGCCTCCAGGTTTCCCCGATGAAGATGCTTTTGAAGCCTTCCTATGCTACAAGTGCGTTGATGCGCACCCCTGGATCAAACGCTACGCAGGAACTTCAGGCTTTCTTCCCGCCGTGTTCCTCAACCAGGCTGTGTCTGCTCCCAAGACCGAAGAGGCAGCAAGCGAAGAGGCGACGACCGCTGCGGCCGACACAACCGAGACAAGCGAAGTTCCTTCGCGCAAGCGCAAGGCGGATGACGATGCGGAGGATGACACAGAGGCCAAGCGCGTAAAGAGCGAGGCCCAACCCGAAGAGCAGGCTGAAAAGCCAGCTGAAAAGCCACTTGAAGAGCCAGCTGCCCCCTCGGAAGAGACATCCTCCACAAACAGCACCCTCCCCTGCAAACTCAAGAACTTCCCCCAAGCCCCTGAAGGCCAattctccctcttcctcaaggAAGGTTTCCGCGACGCCTTCTGCCGCTGCTCCTCTTGCTTTCCCCTCCTCAACCCTCACCCCCAGCTcctagaggaggaggaagtctATGAGCCGCCCCTGTCCGATGACGGCTCCCAGAACGGCGGCAATGGTGGCGGCTCCCACGGTAGTGGTAGTCTCCTCGAGCGTGGGGAGAGCGCACTGCGCAACGTGGATCGCGTGCGAGCCATCGAAGGCGTTATGGCGTACAACCACCTCAAGGAGAGGCTCAAGCCCTTTTTCCAACAGTTTGCCGACAGCGGCGAGACCATCGGCGCCGAAGACATCAAGGCCTACTTTGCCAAGCTGAGAGGTGACGAGCAGGGTATTCAGGAGGCTGGTGAAAAGGCAGCCAGAGAGGGTGGTGGCGATGGTGAGGCAGATAATCGAAAGGAGCAGAGCGGATATTGA
- a CDS encoding F-box domain-containing protein: MDPSRPPQLPPVRPVPITRELVSKLTYNDEEEDKCNRMLVIRDLKLPKLRRIHPKPAMEPLGLLDTLPPEIILCILEYLDFQSLLRLTQVCLRGKQTVESMPAYREMRLYAGDSLMALGKTRLLQQHSAALLRQTLRSGYCVSCFDYGGFLFLPTCERVCFECLNQNRGLHMMTLNTAKKCFDLTDRQLKSIPTLYSIPNTYNVRNYISRKRMIRLVCAKQVKKLALQVHGPENLAKLIPKAPPRGIERNSAETKEYWMLRGFHEAPLAPIGRDLSMLPINLALPADEYGGMASIRIPYLIKTGLREYGRICRGCRLIVDLYGKDRLPPDVIRRLVPPGVPEFAPLFGHVNRLRPEGAFQHHICWCFGVKQLLIQWDIFQNRKLRSLEE, translated from the coding sequence ATGGATCCATCAAGACCGCCTCAATTACCACCAGTACGCCCGGTACCCATAACCCGCGAACTCGTATCAAAACTCACATAtaatgatgaagaagaggacaaaTGCAATAGGATGCTGGTCATCCGAGACCTCAAACTCCCCAAGCTGAGGCGCATCCACCCAAAGCCTGCGATGGAACCCCTTGGCCTCCTGGACACTCTCCCCCCAGAAATCATCCTCTGCATCTTGGAGTACCTCGACTTTCAATCTCTACTCCGCCTCACACAGGTTTGCCTACGAGGAAAACAGACTGTCGAGTCGATGCCTGCCTATAGAGAGATGCGTCTGTACGCGGGAGACTCCCTCATGGCCCTGGGCAAGACTCGTCTACTGCAACAGCACTCGGCTGCTCTCCTCCGCCAGACGCTCCGCTCTGGCTACTGTGTCTCCTGCTTCGACTACGGCGGGTTTCTGTTCCTGCCGACGTGCGAGAGGGTCTGCTTCGAGTGCCTGAACCAGAACCGGGGTCTCCACATGATGACGCTCAACACGGCAAAGAAGTGCTTCGACCTGACCGACAGGCAGCTCAAGAGCATACCCACCCTGTACAGCATCCCCAACACCTACAACGTCAGGAACTACATCTCACGGAAGCGCATGATCCGCCTCGTGTGTGCCaagcaggtcaagaagctggccCTCCAAGTCCACGGCCCCGAAAACTTGGCCAAACTCATCCCCAAGGCCCCGCCCCGGGGGATAGAGAGGaactcggccgagaccaaggagtaCTGGATGCTCAGAGGGTTCCACGAAGCTCCGCTGGCGCCGATAGGACGCGATTTATCCATGCTACCCATCAATCTAGCACTCCCGGCTGACGAGTATGGCGGAATGGCATCCATACGCATACCCTACCTAATCAAGACGGGCTTACGGGAGTATGGCCGCATCTGCCGGGGGTGTCGTCTGATAGTTGACCTCTATGGCAAAGATCGCCTCCCACCTGACGTTATAAGAAGACTCGTTCCACCAGGTGTTCCTGAGTTTGCCCCGCTGTTTGGGCACGTGAACCGGCTACGCCCTGAAGGGGCCTTTCAACATCACATCTGCTGGTGCTTTGGCGTGAAGCAACTGCTAATACAGTGGGATATCTTCCAAAACCGCAAGTTAAGGAGCCTTGAAGAATAG